Proteins from a genomic interval of Cupriavidus sp. P-10:
- a CDS encoding cytochrome c/FTR1 family iron permease — protein MQALRILSLVLCSLFVTVSTAHADPLATQDKAKQIWQLLDYLAVDYGRSVKDGHVANEAEYAEMQEFAQAAERQLAELPPTPAAPELAKEAAALRAAISEKAPPETVGEQARRLAGGLLAAYPVPMAPGKLPDLQQGAKLYQSQCASCHGVSGHADGPLAAKLSPPPIALADHERAQERSVFALQQIITRGVEGTSMPGFAQLSDDDRWALAYFASTLSYSDADRQAGAKLWASQPALHAAVPTLAMLSQASEASLAKTIGADVSRQLTAYLRSTPGSLATSNTDSLVIAKDKLKESVSALDKDDRQAASRLALAAYLDGFEPVEPALAAKNQTLFQDIEKTMGLYRNAVTAGQVERAHEIAQQLQSQLDEAQEALGGTNDAVSTFLGALTILLREGLEALLVVVAMMAFLKKADRTDVLPYVHGGWIAALAAGGLTWAVATYVVDLSGASREMTEGFSAVFAAIVLLGVGMWMHQKSLAGRWQAYVKEKLSSALNKKSALMLFLLSFVTVYREVFETVLFYAALWTEDNGVYLLAGLASGIAILAVIAIVLLRSSARLPIRQFFGFSSALVGVLAVVLIGKGVAALQKVGFLQVTPISLPRIDVLGVYPSVQTVTAQILILLIIAASIAYNFRSQRASTQA, from the coding sequence ATGCAAGCGCTGCGCATTCTCTCCCTTGTTCTGTGTTCTCTGTTCGTGACGGTCTCGACCGCGCATGCCGATCCTCTGGCGACGCAAGACAAGGCCAAGCAAATCTGGCAATTGCTGGACTACCTTGCTGTCGACTATGGTCGGTCCGTCAAGGATGGCCACGTCGCCAACGAGGCCGAATATGCTGAGATGCAGGAGTTCGCGCAGGCAGCCGAACGGCAGCTAGCCGAGTTGCCGCCAACGCCAGCCGCGCCAGAGCTGGCCAAGGAAGCGGCGGCGTTGCGTGCAGCCATTTCGGAGAAAGCACCGCCCGAAACGGTCGGGGAGCAAGCCCGCAGACTGGCCGGTGGACTCCTCGCGGCCTATCCGGTTCCGATGGCCCCTGGCAAGCTGCCCGATCTGCAACAAGGGGCAAAGCTCTACCAAAGCCAATGTGCTTCGTGCCACGGCGTCTCCGGGCACGCAGACGGCCCACTGGCTGCAAAGCTGAGCCCGCCGCCGATCGCCCTGGCCGATCATGAGCGGGCCCAGGAGCGCAGCGTCTTTGCGCTCCAGCAGATCATCACGCGCGGGGTGGAGGGAACGTCGATGCCGGGTTTTGCCCAGCTCTCGGACGACGATCGCTGGGCGCTCGCCTATTTTGCCTCGACCCTCTCGTATTCGGATGCCGACCGCCAGGCTGGTGCCAAGTTGTGGGCATCGCAACCGGCTCTCCATGCAGCCGTGCCCACGCTGGCCATGTTAAGCCAGGCCTCCGAAGCTTCGCTCGCCAAGACGATCGGGGCGGACGTCTCGCGCCAGTTGACGGCCTACCTGAGGAGTACGCCAGGTTCACTCGCGACATCAAACACCGACAGCCTGGTGATTGCCAAAGATAAGCTGAAGGAAAGCGTGTCCGCCTTGGACAAGGACGACAGGCAGGCGGCTTCGCGCTTGGCGTTGGCCGCCTACCTCGACGGCTTCGAGCCCGTCGAGCCGGCGCTCGCTGCCAAGAACCAGACGCTCTTCCAGGATATCGAGAAGACGATGGGGCTCTATCGCAATGCCGTGACCGCGGGCCAAGTGGAACGTGCCCACGAGATTGCACAGCAGTTGCAATCACAGCTTGACGAGGCACAGGAGGCACTGGGCGGCACCAATGACGCCGTCTCGACCTTCCTCGGCGCCCTGACAATCCTGCTGCGAGAAGGGCTTGAAGCCCTGTTGGTGGTCGTCGCGATGATGGCGTTCCTGAAGAAAGCGGATCGCACCGATGTCCTGCCCTACGTGCATGGGGGCTGGATTGCCGCGCTGGCGGCTGGCGGGTTGACCTGGGCGGTCGCCACCTACGTCGTCGACCTGAGCGGCGCCAGCCGCGAGATGACGGAAGGGTTCTCCGCAGTGTTTGCTGCGATCGTATTGCTCGGCGTGGGCATGTGGATGCACCAGAAGAGTCTTGCGGGTCGATGGCAAGCCTATGTGAAAGAAAAGCTGTCGTCGGCCTTGAACAAGAAATCGGCGCTGATGCTTTTCCTGCTGTCGTTCGTTACAGTCTACCGAGAAGTGTTTGAAACGGTCCTCTTTTACGCTGCTCTGTGGACAGAGGACAACGGCGTTTACTTGCTCGCAGGGCTTGCGTCGGGTATCGCCATCCTGGCTGTGATCGCCATTGTCCTCCTCCGCTCCTCGGCGCGCCTTCCAATCCGTCAGTTCTTCGGTTTCAGCTCGGCACTGGTCGGCGTGTTGGCGGTCGTCCTGATCGGCAAAGGCGTGGCAGCGCTACAGAAAGTCGGCTTCCTGCAGGTTACGCCGATCTCGCTGCCCCGTATCGACGTCCTCGGCGTCTACCCGTCTGTCCAGACCGTCACCGCGCAAATTCTGATTCTGCTCATTATCGCGGCAAGCATCGCCTACAATTTCCGGTCGCAGCGGGCATCTACCCAGGCCTAA
- a CDS encoding vitamin K epoxide reductase family protein — MAHSTDTIVVVGAGSLLGRAVVARLLEQYRVVALDGEDLAAAFPSALALRIDATREKDMAQAFDAVIAGHGELITSVVYVVSEMEDAPNADGSVQRIAAELDLVGNLQRIIVELQRCAVGQFVLAGTLLVHAPSQPGNPINEASPIDPKSPLRAMMIRAEHLLQHELGAVPRLMLRLAPLYDDLGHNAFLVQQIAASYESSLVARADTRPDTAHVFLHVDDAAAAVAHAVAARGQLPCKLSLVLAEEEAVTPRQLRAAILHALDGPGEAMRPQAGVGARLYSRCQHARNVGDASDPELRWLASDHYEVDSASARERLNWRPERRILETMPRIIAALKQDPVSWYRANRLNTAIIADHHPVVRHGSVTVKGAPEISGSAAKHEHEHEHEQHMRDAHYSLLWAHYLNILLGAWLLTSPFVLGAFDTREFGTLVMQVTAERGLAPPALRMTWLGWSDMASGSLIMGFATLSLSRRFSWAQWGNACVGLWLLFAPLVFWAPSSAVYNNDVIVGGFLIAFAILVPMMPGMSMASMKDQSDLPVGWTYSPSTYLQRLPIIGLALFGFLIARQLTAYQLGHAAAVWEPFFSPDAQKNGTETIITSAVSRSWPIPDGGLGAVSYLLEVLMGAMGGRQRWRTMPWMVAAFGIVVVPLGVVSIYFIIIQPIVIGTWCTLCLIAAGAMTLMIPYTLDELVAMGQFLGQAHRRGEPVLRLFFVGGASPGSQRDRRPGFDSALSDAMASALRGVQWPWTLVACVGVGIALMFTRLLFGTIPPLADSDHLIGALVIVVAVAALAEVARLLRWINVGFGAWLVIAPWVLSGGNSAAAAFGAVAGLALIGLSLPRGWRSREHYGSWDRLIR, encoded by the coding sequence TTGGCACATAGCACGGACACGATTGTGGTAGTGGGGGCAGGATCGCTGCTCGGCCGCGCCGTAGTGGCGCGCCTGTTGGAGCAATACCGTGTGGTCGCGCTCGATGGCGAAGACCTTGCCGCAGCGTTCCCCAGTGCGCTAGCGCTTCGCATCGACGCGACACGTGAAAAAGATATGGCGCAGGCATTCGATGCGGTGATAGCCGGTCACGGCGAGCTTATAACGTCGGTCGTCTATGTGGTCAGCGAGATGGAAGACGCGCCCAATGCGGACGGCAGCGTGCAGCGGATCGCGGCGGAACTCGACCTTGTCGGCAACCTGCAACGCATCATTGTTGAATTGCAGCGGTGCGCGGTGGGTCAATTCGTGCTGGCCGGCACCTTGCTAGTCCATGCCCCGTCGCAACCCGGCAATCCGATCAATGAAGCCTCGCCCATCGATCCCAAATCGCCATTGCGGGCGATGATGATCAGGGCGGAGCACCTGCTCCAGCACGAACTCGGCGCCGTACCGCGGTTGATGCTGCGGCTCGCGCCGCTCTACGACGATCTCGGTCATAACGCTTTCCTGGTGCAGCAGATCGCGGCAAGCTACGAGTCCAGCCTTGTCGCCCGGGCCGACACACGTCCGGACACCGCCCATGTGTTCCTGCACGTCGATGACGCGGCAGCGGCGGTCGCGCACGCTGTCGCAGCGCGCGGCCAGTTGCCTTGCAAGTTGTCGTTAGTGCTTGCCGAGGAGGAGGCAGTGACACCAAGGCAACTGCGGGCGGCAATTTTGCACGCACTGGATGGCCCGGGCGAAGCGATGCGGCCGCAGGCCGGCGTCGGGGCGCGCCTTTACTCACGCTGCCAGCATGCGCGAAATGTCGGTGACGCCTCTGACCCGGAACTGCGATGGCTGGCAAGCGATCATTATGAAGTGGACAGCGCCAGCGCGCGCGAGAGGCTAAATTGGCGGCCTGAGCGCCGAATTCTAGAAACGATGCCTCGCATCATCGCGGCGCTGAAGCAGGACCCGGTCAGTTGGTATCGCGCTAACCGGCTAAACACGGCCATCATCGCCGACCATCACCCCGTGGTGCGACACGGCAGCGTGACCGTCAAGGGCGCGCCGGAAATCAGCGGCTCCGCCGCTAAGCACGAGCACGAGCACGAGCACGAGCAGCATATGCGCGACGCCCATTACAGCCTGTTATGGGCGCATTATCTCAACATCTTGCTTGGTGCCTGGTTACTCACAAGCCCTTTTGTCTTGGGCGCCTTTGATACTCGGGAGTTTGGCACGCTGGTAATGCAAGTGACCGCAGAACGCGGTCTTGCGCCCCCTGCGTTGCGCATGACGTGGCTGGGCTGGAGCGACATGGCCAGCGGCAGCCTGATCATGGGCTTCGCCACATTGTCTCTTTCGCGTCGCTTTTCATGGGCGCAGTGGGGCAACGCCTGTGTCGGGCTCTGGTTGCTGTTCGCGCCACTGGTGTTCTGGGCGCCGTCCTCGGCCGTCTACAACAACGATGTGATCGTCGGCGGCTTCCTCATCGCCTTTGCCATCCTCGTACCCATGATGCCAGGCATGAGCATGGCGTCGATGAAGGACCAGTCCGATCTGCCGGTCGGGTGGACGTACTCGCCGTCCACCTATTTGCAGCGGCTGCCCATTATCGGGCTGGCCCTGTTCGGGTTCCTGATCGCACGCCAGCTCACGGCGTATCAACTCGGCCATGCGGCGGCGGTTTGGGAGCCGTTCTTTTCTCCTGACGCGCAAAAAAACGGGACGGAAACCATTATTACCTCCGCCGTGTCCCGGTCCTGGCCGATTCCGGACGGTGGCCTTGGCGCGGTCAGTTATCTGCTGGAGGTGTTGATGGGCGCGATGGGTGGGCGCCAGCGTTGGCGCACCATGCCTTGGATGGTGGCGGCATTTGGGATCGTCGTCGTGCCCCTTGGCGTGGTGAGCATCTATTTCATCATTATCCAGCCAATCGTGATCGGGACCTGGTGCACGTTGTGCCTGATCGCTGCGGGCGCAATGACGCTGATGATCCCTTATACGTTGGATGAACTGGTTGCAATGGGTCAGTTTCTGGGACAAGCGCATCGGCGCGGCGAGCCGGTACTTCGCCTCTTCTTCGTGGGCGGCGCCTCGCCAGGAAGCCAGCGCGACCGGCGTCCCGGTTTCGATAGCGCATTGTCCGACGCGATGGCGTCGGCGTTGCGTGGTGTGCAATGGCCCTGGACACTGGTTGCGTGTGTCGGAGTTGGCATCGCGCTGATGTTCACGCGCCTGTTGTTTGGCACCATTCCGCCGTTAGCGGACAGCGATCATTTGATCGGTGCGCTCGTAATTGTTGTCGCTGTGGCCGCGCTCGCAGAGGTAGCAAGGTTACTGCGCTGGATCAATGTCGGCTTTGGCGCTTGGTTGGTCATCGCACCGTGGGTGCTCAGCGGCGGAAATTCCGCGGCGGCGGCATTTGGGGCCGTCGCAGGGCTTGCGTTGATCGGATTGAGCCTGCCGCGCGGCTGGCGCAGCCGGGAGCACTATGGTAGCTGGGATCGGCTCATTCGGTAG
- a CDS encoding copper resistance system multicopper oxidase: MLRPVSLGRRRLLGSLIAGGGLASLGAYPRTAWALKSQGHPVVLTGTTFELAIGATPMSFTGRIRPTTSVNGSIPAPILHWKQGTEVTLRVTNLLDTQTSIHWHGILLPFQMDGVPGISFPGIGPGETFVYRFQVRQAGTYWYHAHTRFQEQTGLYGPLVIEPMHPDPIKVDRDYVVMLSEWTDENPEMVFAKLKKMSDVYNFQMPTVGDFARDVSEMGLSEALAKRAMWNQMRMNPTDLADVSGATFTYLINGTPADKNWTAIAKAGERVRLRFINGSATSNFDVRIPGVKMTVVSADGQDVEPVPVDEIRIAVAETYDVVVQMPDDKAHTIFAQSIDRSGYARATLAPEVGMEADVPKLDPKTWLTMADMGMGDMADMDMGSMEMGAMKMDQKPSMAMDRMGMESMGGAPTMQPMTPEAGMGAMGGMGGMGGHDMSTMSGPAKDAHAGMAGMDHGKSDAKPGMQKTGGEMGHDMGKMGNMPGMGPQVDMRSMNPSRSLSDPGPRLRNNGRRVLTYADLKTLGPVIDKRPPSRELELHLTGNMRRFIWGLDGKKFSQAEPIRLYYGERLRITLINDTMMNHPMHLHGMFSELENHEGQALVRKHTINVQPSKQVSFLVTADAPGQWAFHCHLLYHMEAGMFRKVVVA; the protein is encoded by the coding sequence ATGCTTCGCCCCGTCTCACTGGGCCGCCGCCGACTGCTGGGAAGCCTGATCGCCGGAGGCGGCTTGGCGAGCCTGGGCGCGTATCCACGCACCGCTTGGGCCTTGAAGAGCCAAGGCCATCCGGTCGTGCTGACAGGGACCACGTTTGAGCTGGCCATTGGCGCGACGCCCATGTCGTTTACCGGCCGTATCCGGCCTACCACCAGTGTGAACGGCTCCATCCCCGCGCCGATTCTGCATTGGAAGCAAGGCACCGAGGTCACGCTGCGCGTGACCAACTTGCTCGATACCCAAACATCAATTCACTGGCACGGCATCTTGCTGCCGTTTCAGATGGACGGCGTGCCGGGTATCTCCTTTCCCGGCATCGGGCCGGGCGAGACGTTCGTGTATCGCTTTCAAGTGCGGCAAGCCGGCACCTATTGGTACCACGCGCATACCCGTTTTCAGGAGCAGACCGGCTTGTATGGACCGCTGGTCATCGAGCCAATGCATCCAGACCCGATCAAGGTCGATCGCGACTATGTCGTGATGCTCAGCGAATGGACGGATGAAAACCCGGAAATGGTGTTCGCGAAGCTCAAGAAGATGAGCGACGTCTATAACTTTCAGATGCCGACGGTGGGCGACTTTGCCCGAGATGTGTCCGAAATGGGGCTGTCCGAGGCCTTGGCTAAGCGCGCGATGTGGAACCAGATGCGAATGAATCCGACCGATTTGGCCGATGTTTCGGGAGCCACTTTTACCTACCTGATCAACGGCACGCCCGCGGATAAAAATTGGACAGCGATCGCTAAAGCCGGGGAGCGCGTGCGGTTGCGCTTTATCAACGGCTCGGCGACCAGCAACTTTGACGTCCGAATTCCCGGCGTGAAGATGACGGTGGTATCGGCTGATGGGCAGGATGTCGAACCGGTACCGGTGGATGAAATCCGCATTGCCGTCGCCGAGACTTATGACGTAGTGGTGCAGATGCCGGACGATAAGGCGCACACCATCTTTGCTCAGTCGATCGATCGCAGCGGCTACGCCAGGGCGACACTCGCACCGGAAGTCGGGATGGAAGCCGACGTGCCCAAGCTCGATCCGAAGACCTGGCTCACCATGGCCGATATGGGCATGGGCGACATGGCGGACATGGATATGGGCAGCATGGAAATGGGGGCCATGAAGATGGATCAGAAACCATCCATGGCCATGGATCGCATGGGGATGGAGTCCATGGGTGGCGCACCCACGATGCAACCAATGACGCCGGAGGCGGGCATGGGCGCCATGGGGGGCATGGGGGGCATGGGGGGGCATGACATGTCGACCATGTCCGGGCCAGCGAAGGACGCCCATGCCGGAATGGCCGGCATGGACCACGGCAAGTCCGACGCGAAGCCGGGGATGCAAAAAACCGGTGGCGAGATGGGGCATGACATGGGCAAGATGGGCAATATGCCTGGCATGGGGCCACAGGTCGACATGCGCTCGATGAACCCTTCCCGCTCGCTGTCGGATCCGGGGCCAAGACTGCGCAACAACGGCAGGCGAGTGTTGACCTACGCGGACCTTAAAACGCTCGGCCCGGTGATCGACAAGCGCCCGCCCAGCCGGGAGTTGGAACTGCACTTGACCGGCAATATGCGCCGTTTCATCTGGGGCCTCGACGGCAAGAAGTTTTCCCAAGCCGAACCGATCCGGCTCTACTACGGGGAGCGCCTGCGCATCACGCTGATCAACGACACCATGATGAACCACCCGATGCACCTGCACGGGATGTTCAGCGAGCTGGAAAATCACGAAGGCCAGGCGCTGGTCAGAAAGCACACGATCAACGTCCAGCCGTCCAAACAAGTCAGCTTCCTGGTGACGGCCGATGCGCCGGGACAATGGGCCTTTCATTGTCACTTGCTTTACCACATGGAAGCCGGCATGTTCCGCAAGGTCGTGGTCGCATGA
- a CDS encoding four-helix bundle copper-binding protein: MKRCIALDLDCAETCAYAAAMMARDSQYARAICALCAKVCEECGTECAKHEAQHCQECARACQECAQVCRAMA, encoded by the coding sequence ATGAAACGCTGCATCGCACTCGACCTGGACTGTGCCGAAACATGTGCCTATGCCGCGGCGATGATGGCGCGCGATAGCCAGTACGCGCGCGCGATTTGCGCGCTGTGCGCGAAGGTCTGTGAAGAGTGTGGGACGGAGTGCGCCAAGCACGAGGCGCAGCATTGCCAAGAGTGCGCACGTGCCTGTCAGGAGTGCGCGCAGGTCTGTCGCGCCATGGCGTAG
- a CDS encoding SDR family oxidoreductase produces MHPPNIVVVTGGTAGVGLAAVRAFAQRGDWIAILAREPDRLARVCSELRDLGILALGIPVDVADAQQVEAAASRIELELGLITIWVNNVSTTVFAPVAETTAAEYRRVTEVVYLGAVHGTLAALKRMSARNHGCIVQTGSALAYRSIPLQSAYCGAKAAIRGFTDSLRSELVHDHSSVRLTMVHLSAFNTPQFDWCRSKLPRRAQPVPPIFQPEIAGEAIVWAATHGPREVWVGWPAAKTILSSRFFPGLGDRVAARQAYEAQQTQEPAHPDRPDNLFVPVVGLFAAHGRFDNQAKSTSAQWWICVHRWQVSAAIGVAAVAGLLGLFMIVR; encoded by the coding sequence ATGCATCCGCCCAACATTGTTGTCGTCACCGGTGGCACCGCAGGCGTGGGGCTCGCTGCCGTGCGGGCCTTTGCGCAGCGCGGGGACTGGATCGCGATCCTGGCAAGAGAGCCGGATCGCCTGGCCCGGGTCTGTAGCGAATTGCGCGACCTGGGGATCCTGGCGCTGGGCATCCCCGTCGATGTCGCCGATGCCCAGCAGGTGGAGGCAGCAGCGTCGCGCATTGAGCTCGAACTGGGACTGATCACGATTTGGGTGAACAATGTCTCTACGACCGTGTTTGCGCCGGTCGCCGAAACAACGGCGGCCGAGTATCGCCGCGTCACGGAAGTGGTCTATCTGGGCGCGGTGCATGGCACGTTGGCCGCGCTGAAACGCATGTCGGCGCGCAATCATGGCTGTATTGTGCAGACCGGCTCGGCGCTGGCCTATCGGTCCATCCCGCTACAGTCAGCATACTGTGGGGCGAAGGCGGCGATCCGTGGCTTTACCGATTCCCTGCGTTCGGAACTCGTTCACGATCATTCGTCGGTGAGACTGACGATGGTGCATTTATCGGCGTTCAATACGCCGCAATTCGATTGGTGCCGCAGCAAGTTGCCACGCCGTGCCCAACCAGTGCCGCCAATATTCCAGCCGGAAATCGCCGGCGAGGCCATTGTCTGGGCAGCCACGCACGGCCCTCGCGAGGTATGGGTGGGCTGGCCAGCCGCCAAAACCATTCTGTCCAGTCGATTTTTCCCAGGCCTGGGTGATCGTGTGGCGGCCAGACAGGCGTATGAGGCACAGCAGACCCAGGAACCCGCCCACCCCGATCGGCCCGATAACCTGTTTGTACCGGTCGTGGGCTTGTTTGCAGCACATGGCCGCTTTGACAATCAAGCGAAGTCAACCAGTGCGCAGTGGTGGATCTGCGTGCATCGCTGGCAAGTGTCCGCAGCGATCGGTGTGGCCGCCGTGGCTGGCCTGCTCGGTCTCTTCATGATAGTCAGATAG
- a CDS encoding copper resistance protein B, which translates to MSGLNRANAREIDVPNHRLILLASLALLASVQCHSVAAQTMAPMPGMTHDTPMPGMAHDAPMPPKTAAPAGKPAPSHPAVSPTESASVPGGANAIIQVKEAPVPMADPNRGIPMPGDTMADNDVYYQVLFDRLEYVKAPGGSGLAWDMLAWVGRDLNRLWVKSEGTRLYGNTEDARAEALWGHAFAPFWDWQLGVRQDFGNGPPRTWGAFGVQGLAPYWFDIEATAYLGSSGRAAARVRATYDIRFTQRLLLTPEFEANAYSKADEARGIGSGVSEFKLGLRLRYEIRRQFAPYLGVVWGKKLGNTADFARAAGERTTDKQIVAGVRIWF; encoded by the coding sequence ATGAGCGGGTTGAACCGCGCCAACGCCAGGGAGATTGACGTGCCCAACCACCGTCTCATCCTTCTCGCAAGCCTGGCTCTCTTGGCCAGCGTGCAGTGCCACAGCGTGGCGGCGCAGACGATGGCGCCGATGCCAGGTATGACACACGATACGCCGATGCCGGGCATGGCGCACGATGCCCCGATGCCACCAAAGACCGCAGCTCCAGCCGGGAAGCCAGCGCCAAGCCATCCCGCAGTCAGTCCGACAGAATCTGCCTCAGTGCCCGGCGGCGCGAATGCGATCATCCAGGTGAAGGAGGCCCCGGTGCCGATGGCAGATCCGAACCGAGGCATTCCCATGCCTGGGGATACGATGGCCGATAACGATGTCTACTATCAGGTGCTATTCGATCGCCTCGAGTACGTCAAGGCACCCGGCGGCTCTGGACTGGCCTGGGACATGCTCGCCTGGGTAGGACGGGATCTGAACCGGTTATGGGTCAAGTCGGAAGGCACGCGTCTGTATGGCAACACAGAGGATGCCAGAGCTGAGGCACTGTGGGGACACGCCTTTGCGCCGTTCTGGGATTGGCAACTGGGCGTGCGCCAGGATTTCGGCAATGGGCCGCCGCGGACCTGGGGCGCCTTTGGCGTGCAAGGCCTGGCGCCTTATTGGTTTGATATCGAAGCCACGGCTTATCTGGGGTCGTCGGGACGCGCTGCCGCCCGAGTGCGGGCTACCTACGATATTCGCTTCACCCAACGTCTGCTGTTGACGCCGGAGTTCGAGGCGAACGCCTATAGCAAGGCAGATGAGGCGCGAGGCATTGGCAGCGGCGTGTCCGAGTTCAAGCTTGGCTTGCGACTGCGATACGAGATCCGTCGCCAGTTCGCCCCCTACCTAGGCGTGGTGTGGGGCAAGAAGCTGGGCAATACCGCGGATTTTGCGCGTGCTGCCGGAGAGCGGACCACCGACAAGCAAATCGTTGCCGGCGTGCGAATCTGGTTCTGA
- the copK gene encoding periplasmic Cu(I)/Cu(II)-binding protein CopK, translated as MKSKLVVASLIAAVSLTAAATDLSTVVKTYELKDGSKVHVFKDGKMGMENKYGKSVSMPEGKVMETKDGSKILMKGNEVFRLDDALIKGHREGG; from the coding sequence ATGAAAAGCAAACTTGTCGTTGCAAGCCTGATTGCCGCGGTATCGCTTACTGCCGCCGCGACCGATTTGAGCACGGTCGTGAAGACCTATGAGCTCAAAGACGGATCAAAAGTCCACGTTTTCAAAGACGGCAAGATGGGCATGGAGAACAAGTACGGCAAGTCCGTCAGCATGCCAGAAGGCAAGGTCATGGAGACCAAAGACGGTAGCAAGATCCTGATGAAGGGCAATGAGGTGTTCCGTCTGGACGACGCCCTCATCAAAGGTCACCGCGAAGGCGGCTAA
- a CDS encoding glycoside hydrolase family 15 protein: MPHFDAGAVFCRLLDANRGGYFQIRPTGRAISSRNYRVPGGVLETMFEASGGILRLTDFMHSERLARSRLDHDSPECHRLLRRIEAIVGEVRVELVFSPSFDYARKPHQWEVGSHGVTAVCEHQRLSLVCSPPLPLPLPLPLATEAHRAKGVAIVRPGAPLWAIASFQQDGPDRPVHDPQAVLDETLRHWGEWQQQCTYRGPFEREVRTSACVLKLLTFGPTGALVAAPTTSLPEWIGSSRNWDYRFCWLRDSAMVLRALMALGHHEAAMDFFRWIERFCDLERLQIMYRIDGSPNLPEQELRHLDGYRASRPVRIGNAAAEQVQLDVYGHVLDAAWVCQQGMPMTLSAPMRRVLARLADAAAARWREPDQGFWETRGVPQHFVSSKLMCWVALDRAIALAQAGQLDGNVAVWKLERDALRRVIEGQGFHHGTDAFTQSFGSPALDASALLIPLTGFLPATDARVKATVARIQRDLTKDSLVYRYRIHDGVPGEEATLAICSFWLVQVLARQGRAKEAIKLFRHICSFASDLGLFAEEIDPDSKALLGNYPQGYTHLALIQAALDIQQAQQRGEA; encoded by the coding sequence ATGCCGCACTTTGACGCCGGCGCCGTATTTTGCAGATTGCTCGATGCTAACCGTGGAGGCTACTTTCAAATCCGGCCGACGGGTCGTGCGATCAGTTCGCGCAATTACCGGGTCCCAGGGGGCGTACTGGAAACCATGTTTGAAGCCAGCGGCGGGATCCTTCGCCTGACCGACTTCATGCATAGCGAGCGGCTCGCACGCAGTCGGCTGGACCATGACTCACCCGAGTGCCATCGGCTGTTGCGGCGCATTGAGGCGATCGTTGGCGAGGTGAGGGTGGAACTTGTGTTCAGTCCGAGCTTTGACTATGCGCGCAAGCCCCACCAATGGGAAGTCGGTTCGCATGGCGTGACCGCTGTATGCGAACACCAACGTCTCAGCCTGGTATGTTCGCCGCCGCTGCCGCTGCCGCTGCCGCTGCCGCTGGCGACCGAAGCGCACCGCGCCAAAGGTGTGGCCATCGTGCGGCCCGGCGCGCCGCTGTGGGCGATTGCGTCCTTCCAACAAGACGGGCCGGACCGCCCTGTGCACGACCCCCAGGCGGTCCTTGATGAGACCCTACGACATTGGGGCGAGTGGCAGCAGCAATGCACCTATCGCGGTCCCTTCGAACGAGAAGTGCGCACCAGCGCCTGTGTTCTCAAGTTGCTGACGTTTGGCCCGACCGGAGCACTGGTGGCGGCGCCAACCACCTCGCTGCCGGAGTGGATCGGTAGCAGCCGCAATTGGGACTATCGGTTTTGTTGGCTGCGCGACTCGGCCATGGTGCTGCGCGCGTTGATGGCGCTGGGCCATCACGAGGCCGCAATGGACTTCTTTCGTTGGATCGAGCGATTTTGCGATCTCGAACGACTGCAGATCATGTACCGGATCGATGGCAGCCCGAACCTGCCTGAGCAGGAGCTTCGCCATCTTGACGGGTACCGTGCGTCCCGTCCGGTGCGTATCGGCAATGCGGCGGCGGAACAGGTGCAACTGGATGTCTATGGGCATGTCCTCGACGCGGCCTGGGTGTGCCAACAGGGCATGCCAATGACACTGTCCGCCCCAATGCGGCGCGTGCTCGCCCGGCTAGCCGACGCCGCCGCGGCGCGCTGGCGTGAGCCGGACCAAGGATTCTGGGAGACGCGCGGGGTGCCCCAGCATTTCGTATCATCCAAGCTGATGTGCTGGGTGGCGTTGGACCGTGCCATTGCGCTGGCACAGGCTGGGCAACTCGACGGAAACGTTGCTGTCTGGAAGCTCGAACGGGACGCGCTGCGTCGCGTCATCGAGGGGCAGGGGTTTCACCACGGGACTGACGCGTTCACGCAAAGTTTCGGATCGCCAGCTTTGGATGCGAGCGCGCTACTGATCCCGCTGACCGGCTTTCTCCCCGCGACTGACGCGCGCGTGAAAGCAACCGTGGCCCGTATTCAGCGGGATCTCACCAAGGATTCGCTGGTCTATCGGTACCGCATCCACGATGGCGTGCCAGGAGAAGAGGCGACCCTCGCCATCTGCAGCTTCTGGCTGGTACAAGTCCTGGCCCGACAAGGCCGGGCCAAGGAGGCGATCAAACTCTTTCGGCACATCTGCTCGTTTGCCAGCGATCTCGGCTTATTCGCGGAAGAGATCGACCCGGATAGCAAGGCGCTGCTGGGCAACTATCCGCAAGGCTATACCCATCTGGCACTGATCCAGGCTGCGCTGGACATTCAGCAAGCGCAGCAACGCGGGGAGGCCTGA